A portion of the Cyanobium sp. PCC 7001 genome contains these proteins:
- a CDS encoding MBL fold metallo-hydrolase: MARPALRLPSNAPGAFYVDSTCIDCGTCWQWDPHHFAPTGDSSHVVHQPEGEPEIAQALLALQACPVAAIGATPELLRHTPAEGFPALLFSHPAGAVHYCGWASRKSFGASSYLVVRPQGNVLIDSPRFNGHLARRIEALGGLAAIVLTHRDDVADHDRWAAEFGCERWIHQADADAAPEAERLVEGHAPVALDTQLRLIPTPGHTAGSMVALLGEQILFSGDHLWWSPAQQAVVASRTYCWWDWPSQVASVERLRDLDVRWLLPGHGDRHPFEPGAWGPAIDCTLAYCRGLAAG; encoded by the coding sequence ATGGCCCGGCCCGCCCTGCGCCTGCCCAGCAACGCCCCTGGCGCCTTCTACGTGGATTCCACCTGCATCGACTGCGGCACCTGCTGGCAGTGGGATCCCCACCACTTCGCCCCCACCGGCGACAGTTCCCACGTGGTGCACCAGCCGGAGGGGGAGCCGGAGATCGCCCAGGCCCTGCTCGCCTTGCAGGCCTGTCCGGTGGCGGCCATCGGGGCCACTCCCGAGCTGCTGCGCCACACGCCGGCCGAGGGCTTTCCTGCCCTTCTCTTCTCCCATCCGGCCGGCGCCGTGCACTACTGCGGCTGGGCCTCGCGCAAGAGCTTCGGTGCCAGCAGCTACCTCGTGGTGCGGCCCCAGGGCAACGTGCTGATCGACAGCCCCCGCTTCAACGGCCATCTGGCCCGCCGCATCGAGGCCCTCGGCGGGCTGGCCGCCATCGTGCTCACCCACCGCGACGACGTGGCCGACCATGACCGCTGGGCGGCAGAGTTCGGCTGCGAGCGCTGGATCCACCAGGCCGATGCCGACGCGGCCCCCGAGGCCGAGCGGCTGGTGGAGGGCCATGCCCCCGTGGCCCTCGATACCCAGCTGCGCCTGATCCCCACCCCTGGCCACACCGCCGGTTCGATGGTGGCGCTGCTGGGCGAGCAGATCCTGTTCAGCGGCGATCACCTCTGGTGGAGTCCGGCCCAGCAGGCCGTGGTGGCGTCCCGCACCTACTGCTGGTGGGACTGGCCCAGCCAGGTGGCCTCGGTGGAGCGGCTGCGCGACCTCGACGTGCGCTGGCTGCTGCCGGGCCATGGCGATCGCCATCCCTTCGAGCCGGGCGCCTGGGGCCCGGCGATCGACTGCACCCTGGCCTACTGCCGCGGACTTGCTGCGGGCTGA
- a CDS encoding ABC transporter ATP-binding protein, translating to MPEPYFELQAVTAYRGRRPVFENLSLRLCTGEHTVILGPNGSGKSSLIKLLSREIYPVVQPGSWLRIFGRDTVNLWALRHRIGLVSPDLQAHYRPGVRGEDVVLSGFFGSVGLGRSQQPSDSQRQRVAELMAQLGLSALAQRPFGELSDGQRRRLLLARALVHDPDVLVLDEPTNGLDLKARHQLLALLRQLAQRGTTLLLVTHQIEAIVPEIRRCVLLRGGQVVGDGAVEELLEAGPLSALFDTPLQVVSVGGFRQVLPAA from the coding sequence ATGCCAGAGCCCTACTTCGAGCTTCAGGCGGTGACGGCCTACCGGGGCAGGCGGCCGGTGTTCGAGAACCTGAGCCTGCGGCTGTGCACCGGCGAACACACGGTGATCCTCGGCCCGAACGGCTCCGGCAAGAGCTCCCTGATCAAGCTGCTCAGCCGCGAGATCTATCCGGTGGTGCAGCCGGGGTCGTGGCTGCGGATCTTCGGGCGGGACACGGTGAACCTCTGGGCGCTGCGCCATCGGATCGGGCTGGTGTCGCCCGATCTGCAGGCCCACTACAGGCCCGGGGTGAGAGGAGAGGATGTGGTGCTCTCCGGCTTCTTCGGTTCGGTGGGGCTGGGCCGCAGCCAGCAGCCCAGCGATTCCCAACGGCAGCGGGTGGCGGAGCTGATGGCTCAGCTGGGGCTCAGCGCCCTGGCCCAACGGCCCTTCGGCGAACTCTCGGATGGCCAGCGGCGGCGCCTGCTGCTGGCCCGGGCCCTGGTGCACGACCCTGACGTGCTGGTGCTGGATGAACCCACCAACGGCCTCGATCTCAAGGCCCGTCACCAGCTGCTCGCCCTGCTGCGGCAGCTGGCCCAGCGGGGCACCACGCTGCTGCTGGTGACGCACCAGATCGAGGCGATCGTTCCCGAGATCCGCCGCTGCGTGCTGCTGCGCGGGGGGCAGGTGGTGGGCGACGGAGCGGTGGAGGAGCTGCTGGAGGCCGGTCCGCTGAGTGCGCTGTTCGACACGCCCCTGCAGGTGGTGAGCGTGGGAGGCTTCCGTCAGGTGCTGCCGGCGGCCTGA
- a CDS encoding CsbD family protein, producing the protein MNLRLKDITAWLMAVAVVMITITIPLAGTALAASQQPQPITLLTMSNKLDATAKNAEGRLESAYGELTGDTGHQIKGKAKQVQASAMNLAEDVKDAAKSAGKNVSDAAGKMADDVS; encoded by the coding sequence GTGAACCTACGCCTGAAAGATATTACCGCCTGGCTCATGGCAGTTGCGGTGGTGATGATCACAATCACCATCCCCTTGGCCGGCACGGCCCTGGCGGCGAGTCAACAGCCTCAACCCATCACACTTTTAACCATGTCAAACAAATTAGACGCCACAGCCAAAAATGCAGAAGGCAGGCTGGAATCGGCCTACGGAGAACTGACAGGTGACACCGGTCATCAGATCAAGGGCAAGGCCAAGCAGGTTCAGGCCTCAGCGATGAACCTCGCTGAGGATGTCAAGGATGCAGCCAAGTCCGCCGGCAAGAACGTGAGTGATGCCGCCGGGAAAATGGCTGATGATGTGAGCTGA
- a CDS encoding MerR family transcriptional regulator, translated as MVAPPATLSTAPAPGFRIGEAARRTGLSVKTIRFYCDQGLLQPMARSESGYRLFDADNLAELTIIRALRAMDVTIPELIRILEVRRSGLCNCSVLKDSIAAKMASIDQRISELSAMKAELARLLDSWQDCGGARPQP; from the coding sequence GTGGTGGCGCCCCCAGCAACGCTGTCGACAGCACCGGCCCCTGGATTCCGCATTGGTGAGGCGGCCAGGCGTACGGGCCTCTCCGTGAAGACGATTCGCTTCTACTGCGACCAGGGACTGCTCCAGCCCATGGCGCGTTCGGAGTCGGGCTACCGACTCTTCGATGCAGACAACCTCGCGGAGCTCACGATCATTCGGGCCCTCCGCGCGATGGATGTGACCATCCCAGAGCTCATCAGAATTCTGGAGGTGCGTCGATCCGGCCTCTGCAATTGCTCGGTTCTGAAAGACAGCATCGCGGCCAAGATGGCATCGATTGACCAGCGGATCTCCGAGCTCAGTGCGATGAAGGCGGAGCTGGCTCGTCTGCTGGACAGCTGGCAGGACTGTGGGGGCGCCAGGCCACAACCCTGA
- a CDS encoding DUF3721 domain-containing protein, producing MPHRYWPWGVQASAALGANLLLAGSGLAAPAAGPAGVPALYPTQAEAEQAARLHFNCTGAHRMGNQWMPCAQHGTPNGTTHAH from the coding sequence ATGCCGCACCGTTACTGGCCATGGGGAGTCCAGGCATCCGCCGCCCTGGGCGCCAACCTTCTGCTCGCAGGCTCCGGCCTGGCCGCGCCAGCCGCCGGGCCTGCCGGTGTGCCGGCCCTCTACCCAACCCAGGCAGAGGCGGAACAGGCCGCCAGGCTGCACTTCAACTGCACCGGCGCCCACCGGATGGGGAACCAGTGGATGCCCTGTGCCCAGCACGGGACCCCCAACGGCACCACCCACGCCCACTGA
- a CDS encoding PPC domain-containing DNA-binding protein, translating into MRVVPLRLSPGDDLRQALESWMALQPEQAGCVISAVGSLSQAQLRFAAADDVSRIRADLEILSLAGTLSPDGVHLHITVADGTGRVIGGHLGRGSLVHTTAELVVGLLPGWQFSRELDPATGYPELQISASDHERGKEAGTPPG; encoded by the coding sequence ATGAGAGTGGTGCCGCTGCGGCTTTCGCCGGGGGATGACCTGCGCCAGGCGCTCGAGAGCTGGATGGCCCTGCAGCCGGAGCAGGCCGGCTGTGTGATCAGCGCCGTCGGCAGCCTGTCTCAGGCACAGTTGCGCTTTGCGGCAGCGGATGACGTCAGCAGGATCCGCGCAGATCTGGAGATTCTGAGCCTCGCCGGCACGCTGTCCCCAGATGGCGTCCATCTGCACATCACCGTGGCCGACGGCACCGGACGGGTGATCGGGGGGCATCTGGGCCGGGGTTCGCTGGTGCACACCACCGCCGAGCTGGTGGTGGGTCTCCTGCCTGGATGGCAATTCAGCAGGGAGCTGGATCCGGCCACGGGGTACCCCGAACTGCAGATCAGCGCCTCAGATCATGAGAGGGGGAAGGAAGCTGGCACTCCACCTGGATGA
- a CDS encoding superoxide dismutase, whose translation MRPPFLGRALLACLTPLLLLLGLASPAWATYTLPPLPYPAEALEPVIDAPTMTIHHDRHHGGYVAKLNAQIEANPALEGLSLEALQGQISRFPEAVRNNGGGHWNHSQFWAVMAPEGQGGEPSAELLTAIDASFGSLGAMHEQFNQAGAGRFGSGWAWLIRRPDGRLAVTSTPNQDNPLMDLPGIERGTPLLGLDVWEHAYYLNYQNRRPDYIQAWWSRVNWKEVNRRYGEAGSSSVI comes from the coding sequence ATGCGTCCACCGTTTCTGGGGCGGGCCCTGCTGGCCTGCCTGACCCCCCTGCTCCTGCTGCTGGGCCTGGCCTCACCAGCCTGGGCCACCTACACCCTGCCGCCTTTGCCCTATCCCGCCGAGGCCCTGGAGCCGGTGATCGACGCCCCCACCATGACCATCCACCACGACCGCCATCACGGTGGCTACGTGGCCAAGTTGAACGCTCAGATCGAAGCGAATCCGGCCCTCGAGGGCCTCAGCCTGGAGGCGCTGCAGGGCCAGATCTCGCGCTTTCCCGAGGCGGTGCGCAACAACGGCGGCGGCCACTGGAACCACAGCCAGTTCTGGGCCGTGATGGCGCCGGAGGGCCAGGGCGGTGAGCCCTCGGCCGAGCTGCTGACGGCCATTGATGCCAGCTTCGGATCGCTGGGGGCGATGCATGAGCAGTTCAACCAGGCGGGGGCCGGCCGCTTCGGTTCGGGCTGGGCCTGGCTGATCCGCCGGCCCGACGGCCGCCTGGCGGTCACCAGCACCCCCAATCAGGACAACCCGCTGATGGATCTGCCCGGCATCGAGCGGGGCACACCGCTGCTGGGGCTGGATGTGTGGGAGCACGCCTATTACCTCAACTATCAGAACCGCCGGCCCGATTACATCCAGGCCTGGTGGTCACGGGTGAACTGGAAGGAGGTGAATCGGCGCTACGGCGAAGCTGGATCCAGCTCCGTGATCTGA
- a CDS encoding glutaredoxin domain-containing protein produces the protein MLLGLLLTLIPAGGLTQPRPDPGELQVFVREGCPHCAAAEAFLAELAQQRPDVRVRLRRLEADPTALEDLIAQSRQAGVQVPGVPTFLLVSGLVDEAFMAAWLIMFLLPGVVKLSGFWRSGPGG, from the coding sequence ATGCTGTTGGGCCTTCTGCTCACCCTCATCCCTGCAGGGGGCCTGACGCAGCCCCGCCCGGACCCCGGTGAACTCCAGGTGTTCGTACGCGAGGGTTGCCCCCATTGCGCCGCGGCGGAGGCGTTTCTCGCCGAACTGGCCCAGCAACGTCCGGACGTCCGGGTGCGCCTGCGGCGGTTGGAAGCGGATCCCACCGCCCTGGAGGATCTGATCGCCCAGTCCCGGCAGGCCGGCGTTCAGGTGCCCGGGGTGCCCACCTTCTTGCTGGTCAGCGGGCTCGTGGACGAGGCCTTCATGGCCGCCTGGCTCATCATGTTCCTGCTGCCGGGGGTGGTGAAACTCAGCGGGTTCTGGCGCAGCGGCCCGGGTGGCTGA
- a CDS encoding sodium:proton antiporter: protein MPTIESVELLLLVAAVVAMVARRLRLPYSVGLVLGGIALAWLPFGPGIALTRELIFNAFLPPLIFEAALYIAWPSLRRDLPVVLTLATAGVVLSAGVTTVGMHVLAHWSWPAALLFGVLISATDPVSVIATFKEAGVHGRLRELVEAESLLNDSTAAVAFGIAIAFATGAPITPMGTLQVLAVTVAGGVACGALVAAALLALAGRTEDPLVEITFTTVAAYGSFLLAEHLGVSGVLATLTAGILLGNIGPLGAISPQGREAVQSFWDYAAFVVNSLIFLLMGMLEAHQSFNRVLLPIGIAIALVIAGRALSTYLCCALFRFSALRVKASHQHVLVWGGLRGALALALALGLPTSLPYRDAVVTVAFAVVAFSVIVQGLSITPVMRALGEIGPGIGEQLPSAS from the coding sequence ATGCCCACCATCGAATCGGTTGAGCTGCTGCTGCTGGTGGCCGCGGTGGTGGCCATGGTGGCCCGTCGGTTGCGGCTGCCCTACAGCGTGGGCCTGGTGCTGGGAGGCATCGCCCTGGCCTGGCTGCCCTTCGGGCCCGGCATCGCCCTCACCCGGGAGCTGATCTTCAACGCCTTTTTGCCGCCCCTCATCTTCGAGGCCGCCCTCTACATCGCCTGGCCCTCCCTGCGCCGCGACCTGCCGGTGGTGCTCACCCTGGCCACCGCCGGTGTGGTGCTCTCCGCCGGAGTCACCACGGTGGGGATGCACGTGCTGGCCCACTGGAGCTGGCCGGCGGCCCTGCTGTTCGGCGTGCTGATCTCGGCCACCGATCCGGTGTCGGTGATCGCCACCTTCAAGGAGGCGGGGGTGCATGGCCGGCTGCGGGAGCTGGTGGAAGCGGAGAGCCTGCTCAACGACAGCACCGCCGCCGTGGCCTTCGGCATCGCCATCGCCTTCGCCACCGGCGCTCCGATCACGCCGATGGGCACGCTCCAGGTGCTGGCCGTCACGGTGGCGGGCGGCGTGGCCTGCGGCGCCCTGGTGGCCGCGGCCCTGCTGGCCCTGGCCGGCCGCACCGAAGACCCGCTGGTGGAGATCACCTTCACCACCGTGGCCGCCTACGGCTCCTTCCTGCTGGCGGAGCACCTCGGCGTGTCGGGGGTGCTCGCCACCCTCACCGCCGGCATCCTGCTGGGCAACATCGGCCCCCTGGGCGCCATCTCGCCGCAGGGGCGCGAGGCCGTGCAGTCGTTCTGGGACTACGCCGCCTTCGTGGTGAATTCCCTGATCTTCCTGCTGATGGGGATGCTCGAGGCCCACCAGAGCTTCAACCGGGTGCTGCTGCCGATCGGCATCGCCATCGCCCTGGTGATCGCCGGACGAGCCCTCTCCACGTATCTGTGCTGCGCCCTGTTCCGGTTTTCAGCGTTGCGGGTGAAGGCCAGTCACCAGCACGTGCTGGTGTGGGGCGGTCTGCGCGGTGCCCTGGCCCTGGCGTTGGCTCTGGGCCTCCCCACCAGCCTCCCCTACCGCGATGCGGTGGTCACCGTGGCCTTCGCCGTGGTGGCCTTCTCGGTGATCGTGCAGGGGCTCTCGATCACGCCGGTGATGCGTGCCCTCGGGGAGATCGGGCCGGGGATCGGAGAGCAGCTCCCTTCGGCATCCTGA